In one Oryza glaberrima chromosome 2, OglaRS2, whole genome shotgun sequence genomic region, the following are encoded:
- the LOC127762345 gene encoding protein SENSITIVE TO UV 2 isoform X2 yields the protein MDGLDDEWDDDKFLAELFRAQDEAVASRNPNPTPPPPPPPPDPISYLPPPSTSSYPSSSAAAAALPLSYITPGPHVFSAAPVHFLPPRELSQHPQGFDVGLRDFSPPRELSQRPAAEVSSREIVAVSSGIAGADRFRGGGGGGARRERDAREAADRREVERLKRELNRVSKQMNDVKNECSELKKDRTRKDLEIKAKEAEIQSLRRANVGSANKYAGSMAMDIDQSVHAPANGALHTGDSCLASTRRAETLNGRNKELSSPQDGLCLNQRNQTYASEVLEESVRFESKGSKHKEIKTVGVQTDLPGNNEYLEHKKVLVDRISSNLCAVWGMPTNSLMGRSLISKILVSCSEEILTLVQSTGSLDKCEASSEASSSVRNAISQVYDIIIKTSSDTIPIQTLLEALLNLAAVGNDAVVSRALRMLHSVLQHLLNNRTMSNQRNNVSIEPCVNNTVHMERNSHKGSSTSLNTPDASSPSRSHDGLHTENTQLPFTVWTSFFTAMLQIADRHSEENIRVDALSIMIIIARTSDPKVEREKFGFTSVMEKLHQLLQKENGLLVKKHSVDLLFLLLNCPTTLKLLCNGGKDSPEQIEAIRCENDRSQEAISSIFKDLSECLSCRATSSLGIKLCRVVVTLLAYIASSGKLGYEVLLGPVTVRGANFLELIMEVLASQMEYDTALSNGEHELLKERYLLMREVLILLNRLASHANFSKPTLEVLTSSKLCATLTIDVANQLPQRSTYPLRHLGEINIQMANDLAELAQKFRTRVHSFLEEQHSTVDHSNPSALHKS from the exons ATGGACGGCCTCGACGACGAGTGGGACGACGACAAGTTCCTCGCCGAGCTCTTCCGCGCCCAGGACGAGGCCGTCGCCTCCCGCAACCCTAACcccactccccctccccctcctcctcctcccgacccCATCTCCTACctcccgccgccctccacctCATCGtacccttcctcctccgccgccgccgccgcgcttccGCTCTCCTACATCACCCCCGGGCCCCATGTCTTCTCCGCCGCCCCTGTTCACTTCTTGCCTCCCCGCGAGCTCTCCCAGCATCCGCAGGGATTCGACGTCGGGCTCCGTGACTTCTCCCCTCCGCGCGAGCTCTCGCAgcgcccggcggcggaggtgagcaGCCGCGAGATCGTCGCGGTGTCGTCGGGCATCGCCGGTGCTGATCGCTTCagagggggcgggggcgggggcgcgcgGAGGGAGAGGGATGCCAGGGAGGCGGCTGATCGGAGGGAGGTCGAGAGGCTCAAG AGGGAGCTGAATCGTGTCTCGAAGCAAATGAACGACGTG AAAAACGAATGCAGTGAGCTGAAGAAAGACAGGACAAGGAAAGACCTTGAAATCAAGGCTAAAGAAGCAGagattcaaagtttgagaaGGGCAAATGT GGGTTCTGCTAACAAATATGCCGGCAGTATGGCTATGGATATTGATCAGTCTGTTCATGCCCCTGCAAATGGGGCTTTGCATACTGGGGATTCTTGCTTGGCATCCACGAGAAGAGCAGAGACATTAAATGGTAGAAACAAGGAGCTCAGTTCCCCTCAAGACGGTCTCTGTTTGAACCAAAGGAATCAAACATATGCATCTGAGGTCTTGGAG GAAAGTGTTCGCTTTGAATCAAAAGGCAGCAAACACAAGGAAATCAAGACTGTAGGGGTTCAGACAGATCTTCCAGGGAATAACGAATATCTTGAGCACAAGAAAGTATTGGTTGACCGTATCTCTAGCAATCTGTGTGCAGTGTGGGGCATGCCAACTAACAGTTTGATGGGGAGGAGTCTGATATCAAAGATCCTGGTTTCTTGCTCAGAAGAAATTTTGACACTTGTCCAGTCTACGGGATCGCTAGACAAGTGTGAAGCCTCTTCTGAAGCGAGCTCATCGGTCAGAAATGCTATTTCCCAAGTATATGATATCATCATAAAG ACAAGCAGTGATACAATACCTATACAAACTCTTCTCGAAGCATTGCTAAATTTGGCTGCTGTTGGTAAT gatgCTGTTGTTAGTAGAGCCCTGCGGATGTTACATAGTGTCTTGCAGCACTTGCTGAATAACAGAACGATGTCTAATCAGAG GAATAATGTTTCTATTGAGCCATGTGTTAACAATACTGTTCACATGGAGCGGAACAGTCACAAAGGTAGCTCCACTTCGCTGAATACACCTGATGCATCGAGTCCATCAAGAAGCCATGATGGGCTTCACACTGAAAACACACAGCTTCCTTTTACAGTCTGGACTTCATTCTTCACTGCAATGCTACAAATTGCGGACAGGCATTCAGAGGAGAATATTCGTGTTGATGCATTATCTATAATGATTATCATTGCAAGGACAAGTGATCCCAAAGTGGAGCGGGAAAA ATTCGGATTTACTTCTGTAATGGAAAAATTGCATCAACTGTTGCAGAAGGAAAATGGATTGCTTGTTAAGAAGCATTCTGTGGATCTACTTTTCTTGCTATTGAATT GCCCAACGACATTGAAGTTGCTATGCAATGGAGGTAAAGATAGCCCTGAGCAGATTGAAGCTATAAGATGTGAAAATGATAGATCACAAGAAGCTATAAGCTCAATTTTTAAGGACCTATCTGAATGCTTGAGTTGTAGGGCAACAAGTTCTCTG GGGATCAAGCTTTGTCGGGTAGTTGTCACTCTGTTAGCATATATAGCTTCAAGTGGCAAATTGGGGTATGAAGTGCTTCTAGGTCCAGTTACTGTCCGTGGTGCCAATTTCTTGGAGTTGATCATGGAAGTCCTTGCGTCACAGATGGAATATGACACAGCCCTTTCAAATGGAGAACATGAGCTATTGAAAGAAAG GTATTTGCTAATGAGAGAGGTTCTAATCCTTCTAAACCGACTAGCTTCGCATGCTAATTTTTCAAAGCCAACACTGGAAGTGCTCACAAGCAGCAAGCTCTGTGCAACCTTGACAATTGATGTCGCAAATCAGTTGCCGCAAAGGAGCACATACCCATTGAGACACCTTGGTGAGATCAACATCCAGATGGCGAACGATCTCGCTGAACTAGCCCAGAAGTTCCGCACGCGAGTACACAGTTTCTTGGAAGAGCAACATTCAACAGTTGATCATTCCAATCCAAGTGCTTTGCACAAGAGTTGA
- the LOC127762345 gene encoding protein SENSITIVE TO UV 2 isoform X6, with amino-acid sequence MDGLDDEWDDDKFLAELFRAQDEAVASRNPNPTPPPPPPPPDPISYLPPPSTSSYPSSSAAAAALPLSYITPGPHVFSAAPVHFLPPRELSQHPQGFDVGLRDFSPPRELSQRPAAEVSSREIVAVSSGIAGADRFRGGGGGGARRERDAREAADRREVERLKRELNRVSKQMNDVKNECSELKKDRTRKDLEIKAKEAEIQSLRRANVGSANKYAGSMAMDIDQSVHAPANGALHTGDSCLASTRRAETLNGRNKELSSPQDGLCLNQRNQTYASEVLEESVRFESKGSKHKEIKTVGVQTDLPGNNEYLEHKKVLVDRISSNLCAVWGMPTNSLMGRSLISKILVSCSEEILTLVQSTGSLDKCEASSEASSSVRNAISQVYDIIIKTSSDTIPIQTLLEALLNLAAVGNDAVVSRALRMLHSVLQHLLNNRTMSNQRNNVSIEPCVNNTVHMERNSHKVWTSFFTAMLQIADRHSEENIRVDALSIMIIIARTSDPKVEREKFGFTSVMEKLHQLLQKENGLLVKKHSVDLLFLLLNCPTTLKLLCNGGKDSPEQIEAIRCENDRSQEAISSIFKDLSECLSCRATSSLGIKLCRVVVTLLAYIASSGKLGYEVLLGPVTVRGANFLELIMEVLASQMEYDTALSNGEHELLKERYLLMREVLILLNRLASHANFSKPTLEVLTSSKLCATLTIDVANQLPQRSTYPLRHLGEINIQMANDLAELAQKFRTRVHSFLEEQHSTVDHSNPSALHKS; translated from the exons ATGGACGGCCTCGACGACGAGTGGGACGACGACAAGTTCCTCGCCGAGCTCTTCCGCGCCCAGGACGAGGCCGTCGCCTCCCGCAACCCTAACcccactccccctccccctcctcctcctcccgacccCATCTCCTACctcccgccgccctccacctCATCGtacccttcctcctccgccgccgccgccgcgcttccGCTCTCCTACATCACCCCCGGGCCCCATGTCTTCTCCGCCGCCCCTGTTCACTTCTTGCCTCCCCGCGAGCTCTCCCAGCATCCGCAGGGATTCGACGTCGGGCTCCGTGACTTCTCCCCTCCGCGCGAGCTCTCGCAgcgcccggcggcggaggtgagcaGCCGCGAGATCGTCGCGGTGTCGTCGGGCATCGCCGGTGCTGATCGCTTCagagggggcgggggcgggggcgcgcgGAGGGAGAGGGATGCCAGGGAGGCGGCTGATCGGAGGGAGGTCGAGAGGCTCAAG AGGGAGCTGAATCGTGTCTCGAAGCAAATGAACGACGTG AAAAACGAATGCAGTGAGCTGAAGAAAGACAGGACAAGGAAAGACCTTGAAATCAAGGCTAAAGAAGCAGagattcaaagtttgagaaGGGCAAATGT GGGTTCTGCTAACAAATATGCCGGCAGTATGGCTATGGATATTGATCAGTCTGTTCATGCCCCTGCAAATGGGGCTTTGCATACTGGGGATTCTTGCTTGGCATCCACGAGAAGAGCAGAGACATTAAATGGTAGAAACAAGGAGCTCAGTTCCCCTCAAGACGGTCTCTGTTTGAACCAAAGGAATCAAACATATGCATCTGAGGTCTTGGAG GAAAGTGTTCGCTTTGAATCAAAAGGCAGCAAACACAAGGAAATCAAGACTGTAGGGGTTCAGACAGATCTTCCAGGGAATAACGAATATCTTGAGCACAAGAAAGTATTGGTTGACCGTATCTCTAGCAATCTGTGTGCAGTGTGGGGCATGCCAACTAACAGTTTGATGGGGAGGAGTCTGATATCAAAGATCCTGGTTTCTTGCTCAGAAGAAATTTTGACACTTGTCCAGTCTACGGGATCGCTAGACAAGTGTGAAGCCTCTTCTGAAGCGAGCTCATCGGTCAGAAATGCTATTTCCCAAGTATATGATATCATCATAAAG ACAAGCAGTGATACAATACCTATACAAACTCTTCTCGAAGCATTGCTAAATTTGGCTGCTGTTGGTAAT gatgCTGTTGTTAGTAGAGCCCTGCGGATGTTACATAGTGTCTTGCAGCACTTGCTGAATAACAGAACGATGTCTAATCAGAG GAATAATGTTTCTATTGAGCCATGTGTTAACAATACTGTTCACATGGAGCGGAACAGTCACAAAG TCTGGACTTCATTCTTCACTGCAATGCTACAAATTGCGGACAGGCATTCAGAGGAGAATATTCGTGTTGATGCATTATCTATAATGATTATCATTGCAAGGACAAGTGATCCCAAAGTGGAGCGGGAAAA ATTCGGATTTACTTCTGTAATGGAAAAATTGCATCAACTGTTGCAGAAGGAAAATGGATTGCTTGTTAAGAAGCATTCTGTGGATCTACTTTTCTTGCTATTGAATT GCCCAACGACATTGAAGTTGCTATGCAATGGAGGTAAAGATAGCCCTGAGCAGATTGAAGCTATAAGATGTGAAAATGATAGATCACAAGAAGCTATAAGCTCAATTTTTAAGGACCTATCTGAATGCTTGAGTTGTAGGGCAACAAGTTCTCTG GGGATCAAGCTTTGTCGGGTAGTTGTCACTCTGTTAGCATATATAGCTTCAAGTGGCAAATTGGGGTATGAAGTGCTTCTAGGTCCAGTTACTGTCCGTGGTGCCAATTTCTTGGAGTTGATCATGGAAGTCCTTGCGTCACAGATGGAATATGACACAGCCCTTTCAAATGGAGAACATGAGCTATTGAAAGAAAG GTATTTGCTAATGAGAGAGGTTCTAATCCTTCTAAACCGACTAGCTTCGCATGCTAATTTTTCAAAGCCAACACTGGAAGTGCTCACAAGCAGCAAGCTCTGTGCAACCTTGACAATTGATGTCGCAAATCAGTTGCCGCAAAGGAGCACATACCCATTGAGACACCTTGGTGAGATCAACATCCAGATGGCGAACGATCTCGCTGAACTAGCCCAGAAGTTCCGCACGCGAGTACACAGTTTCTTGGAAGAGCAACATTCAACAGTTGATCATTCCAATCCAAGTGCTTTGCACAAGAGTTGA